The proteins below are encoded in one region of Brassica napus cultivar Da-Ae chromosome A6, Da-Ae, whole genome shotgun sequence:
- the LOC106349834 gene encoding uncharacterized protein LOC106349834 — protein sequence MESPLLTKSEYIVDTTIIIGNSSTVDDQTSHEVIELSDPYEAERFWNPIEFVVTIVQIAAALVLLIQPKDQEHPQTILFIWIIGYTCGCIATLPVLCWRFWYYKQSVSSESAEESSGRTRINEVMDTFKMVLEYFFVSWFVVFVWNYMVNPSSLDDTTTQFFWLITALLTFSFIRYVLVNLACAVVCYLLPGTLCVLAAREVLEIIMRLIGAFLACICR from the exons ATGGAGAGCCCTTTGTTGACCAAGAGTGAGTACATCGTTGACACTACAATAATCATCGGAAACTCTTCAACAGTCGATGATCAAACATCACACGAGGTTATTGAACTGAGTGATCCATATGAAGCTGAACGTTTTTGGAACCCAATCGAGTTTGTTGTAACTATTGTCCAGATTGCTGCAGCATTAGTACTTCTGATTCAGCCAAAAGACCAAGAACATCCACAAACAATATTGTTTATATGGATCATCGGTTATACTTGTGGCTGTATTGCCACTCTCCCTGTCCTATGTTGGCGTTTTTGGTATTATAAGCAAAGTGTTAGCTCAGAATCTGCAGAAGAATCCTCAGGAAGGACAAG AATCAATGAGGTGATGGACACATTCAAGATGGTGCTTGAATATTTCTTCGTGAGTTGGTTTGTGGTGTTTGTATGGAATTATATGGTCAACCCATCATCTCTAGATGATACTACAACGCAATTCTTCTG GTTAATTACGGCTCTCCTTACATTCAGTTTCATCAGATATGTACTTGTGAATCTAGCATGTGCAGTGGTCTGTTACTTGTTGCCTGGGACCTTATGTGTTCTCGCCGCTAGGGAAGTCCTGGAAATCATTATGAGGCTTATAGGTGCGTTCCTTGCGTGCATCTGCCGTTAG